The genome window ATTATCCTCTGAAAGGCTATGGCAAAAATAGTAAGAGTGGCACAGGGGATGCCACATCATATCACTCAAAGAGGAAACAGACGGTTACAAACCTTTTTTTCTGATCAGGAATATATTGCCTATATCGATTTGATGAATGAATGGTGCGATGCCCGTGGAGTAGAAATATGGTCCTACTGCCTAATGCCTAATGCATTGGACATGGAGCCGTGCTTTAGCTCATACTAATGCTGGCAAAGATAAGCTTGCGAAAACACAATTTTTAATTCAATTGGTAGATAAGGATTGGGCTCGATTTTTGTCGGAAAGTATTACAGCAAAAATGCGGAGTTGATTGCAAAAACATGCGAGAACCGGTCGGCCAGCCGGGAATATCCAATTTATTGAAAAATTGGAAAAATCGTTGGGTGTGACGCTAAAACCTAAAAAACCGGGACGAAAACCGAAGAAATAGGTATGGTGTCCCCTGAATTCCCACAGGAGGATAATATGCCAAAATTAAAAGAAATTGATATTAATTATGAACAAGTACGGGATTTGGTTTATCAATTGGCCTTTGAAAAGAAGATGGCTCTTATAAAGGAAATTATCAAAGACAGGCGCTATCAGGAGAATTTTTACCGTTTTACGGAATCATTAGTAAAAAAGTATGATATCCCTAATATGAATGAATCGGAACTGGATGCCTTTCTTGCATGAAAAAAACTTTTTGGTGTAATTCTTATTCTGAGGATATGTGGTTACAATGATTCATAGAATAGTTATTGATACGAATATTTACATTTCAGCAATATTTTAAGGTAGGAAGCCTCGCTCAGTTGTGGATTTAGGCCGCAATGGTCAAGTATCGATATTTACATCATTGCAAATAGAGAAGGAAATAAACAAAAAGCTAAAAACTAAATTTGGACTTTCTGATGAAGAAGTTGCTCAAATTCTTTTTGACTTTTCAACATTTACTTTGCCTATCAAAATTTCTCAAAAAATAACAGTTATTGATGATGATCCGGATGATGATAAATTTATCGAATGTGCTGTAGCATCTCGGGCAGGCTTTATTATTTCAGGGGATAAGCATTTGTTAAATCTGAAAGAGTATAATGGAATAAAAATCATGAAAGCCACAGACTTCCTGCGCCTCTGCGGTGAAATAATAAAAAAATGAAAAACATAACCATACACCCACAAGCCACCATAAAAGAAGCCATGGAAGCCCTGGATAAGACCGCTGAAAAGGTGCTTCTTGTGGTTGATGAAAACCAGGCACTGATCGGCACTCTGACTGACGGCGATCTCAGACGCCATATTTTAAAAGGGAGGGATTTAACCGACATTATCGAAAATGCCTTTTACACAAATCCGGTTTTTATATTTCAGGAAGATTTTGATCCGGATAAAATCAAATCTGTTTTTCTGAAAAATAAAATTAACCTGATTCCTGTTTTGGACAAAAACCGCAGGGTGGTGAATTTCATAACCTGGGAAAAGGCGTTTGGAAATAACAAAAAGTCGGGAAATCAAAAACTGGATATCCCTGTCGTCATCATGGCCGGGGGCAAGGGGTCACGCCTTGATCCGTTTACCAAGGTCCTCCTTAAACCGCTTATCCCGCTTGGTGATAAAACCGTAATTGATCGTATTATCGATAATTTCAGAATTTATGGTATTTATAAATTTCATTTGACAATCCACCACATGTCAAAAATTATTCGTGCCTATTTTGAGGAAAAAAATCCGAAGAATTTACCGAGGAGGATGAACCCGGGGGCACAGCCGGCAGCTTGAAACTGCTTAAGAATAAACTTAACGGACCTTTTTTTGTATCAAACTGTGATATTATTATTGAAGCCGATTATGCTGATATCTTTCGCTTTCATACAAAAAACAGTTATGACATCACTCTTGTGGCGTCTGCCAGGCAGTTTAACATTCCATACGGTATCTGTGACTTGAACGGCAACGGCAGCCTGAAAATGATTCAGGAAAAACCGGAGTACAATTTTCTTGTAAATACCGGCTTCTATGTATTAAATCCGGGCGTAATAGATTTGATTCCAGACAATCAGTTGTTTCACATCACCCATTTGATTGACAAGGTAAAAAAAATAACGGCATAATTAGAGTTTATTCGGTTAGGGTTCGCTCAAAAATAAATTAGCAATTTTAAGTGTTGAGGCACCTGGCTGGCAAGGCGCGAAAACGCAGGAATATCAAGATATTTCTGCGTTTTCGGAACGTAGCCAGGCGGGATGCATCGGCGCTTAAAATGTAAAGTTATTTTTGAGTGAGCCCTTAGTGAAAAAGCCTGGATCGACGTCGGCCAGTGGGCGGAGTACCGAAAAGCGTTGAAGGTGATTGAGGAGGTTAGCTCTTGAGCTGATGAGTTGGTAAGCTCATGACCTTATGAACTTACCAGCTTACGACCTTATAAAACCTGAAAGGATAAAAATATGAATACCAGGACAATAAACATAACATTACCCTTAGGAGCATTTTCAGCGCTTAAAAAGACGCCGGCTGAATTTGCAAAGGATATACGGCTGACTGCGGCGGTTAAATGGTATAAGATGGGAGTTGTATCCCAGGAAAAGGCTGCTGAAATAGCCGGATTGTGTCGCGAGAATTTTCTTATGTCGTTATTAAAATTTCAAGTTTCACCTTTTCAGTACACGGCGGAAGAAGTCCTCCAGGAAGCCGGTTATGAATAAAAACCTGGTTATCAATGCCTCTCCCATAATACTGCTCGGGAAAGCCGTTCTCTTGAAAACAATAAGTCCATTAGCCAGGACGTGGATAATACCGGATGGCGTTATTCATGAAGTTCAGTTCAAAAGATCGATCGATCCATATTTGTCAGATCTTCCATCTAATTCTGAAGTTGAACGGCGCTCATAAACCCCTTGCGCTCCAAGGGGCGCGGAAAAGACCTGTGGATGCAAAACGCGGTTTAGTTGGTTTTCATAAGGATGGTTTTGTTTTGTCGAATTTATGATGTTTCGCTGAATAGTTACAACTTACGGATATAACAAAAGAAAACAACTTATATCAAGTGAGGTTTAATCATGGCAACGCAAATGATTATCAGAGTAGAACCAAGCTTAAAGACTAAAGTCAGTCAGTTAGCAAAAGCCAAGGGGAAAAACCTGAGTGAACTTGTAAGAGAACTTCTTGAGAAATACACAAAAGAAAGGGACATGAGCGCCTATATCGACAGCCTTTGGGACAGGATAGGGCAAAATTTTTCCAAAAACAATATATCAGAGGCTGATATCGAAGAAGCAATAAAACAGGTACGGTCAAAAAATGCTTAAAGTCGTTATTGACACAAATGTATTTATTTCTTTTTTTTTTGGCGATGTTCCCAGAGAAATAATTAATCTTTGAAAAAAAGGCAAAATCGTCTTATGCCTATCGCAAGAAATAATTGAAGAGTATCTTGAAGCGCTCAATAGACTTAGTTTAAAAGACAAAAAGGAAATTGCTAATTTAACCGGATTATTTGCTGAGGTGTACAATTCAATTTTCACGACAAAAACGCCAAATATAAAAGTCGTGGATGATGATCCCGACGATAATAAATTCCTGGAATGTGCTGTAGCTCTCGACAGCAAAATTATCATTTCAGGAGACAAACACCTCAAGGAGATCAAAAAATACATAGATATTGAAATAGTGCCCCCTAAAGAATTTATTGATCTTTACAGCGGAAAAAATTTTCACTAAAAATAACCTGGGCGCCTGGTTGGCTCGGTGGTAACTTAAAAAGGCAAGACTTGTGAAAAACTGTGAGAATGTGAGAAAGGTATGAGAAACAATTGAGGTAACGCAAAAAAAATGTCTATAGATCTTGAACTGGTATTTCCTGTTAAACAAAGGGAAGCTGCTAACTTCCTGCAAGAACATATTTTCCCAGAGCTTCCCGAAAATCATTTTTTTCTGGTTGGAGGAACAGCTTTGGCCTTACGCTTTGGCCACCGACAAAGCATTGATCTGGATTTTTTTTCCTTTCCATTCAAAAGTACTTATGATGCAGAGATTGAAAACGTTGACAAAGTTTTACGGAAACATGATATTTATCACAGAAAGGACATTGTACCAATTGCCGGGCAGTTGCATTGTCAAATCAACAATGTCATGGTTCTGTTTGCTGTGTTTCAAAACTTCACGGCAGATCAGGAAAGTGAATTCTACAAAGTCCCGCTTTACCCGCCAGAAAAAACCGCTTTTGGTTTTGACACTCTCAGCCTTAAAGATTTAGCAGGAATGAAGGCTTTCGCCCGCTGCCATCGTTCAAAAATGAAAGACCTTGTAGATATTGGTGAAATACTAACGCATGCTATTTCTCTACAGGAGATTATTGACGTGGCTGAGCGACAATTCGGTTATGACATCTCAGGCAAAGAAATCCTGGAGTCTTGTCTTAATATTGACGATATATTAGATAATACTATTGACGAACCGATTGTGTTTTTAAACAACAAAGATACCTCATATTATATTGATCTTCTCAAAATAGAGGTTGCAAAATATTATCATGCAAATATTTAATACTATTCCTACGACAACAATCATTCAGAAAAAACTTCAGGAAAGTTTTCCTGACTTTTTCTGGGATATCGACACGAATAAGTTGGACCTGAAAGATCATTACAAACTCATTATCACGCAGATCATAAATTACGGTTCAGTGCAAACAATCAGGCAGGTATTTCAATTGTATAGTCGAGAAGCTATAAGGCAAACATTAAAACATCCAATCAGAGGCTCCTGGTTTCCCAAGACATATAAAGCCTTTTGTAATTTATTTAATGTTGAGTCAGACAAATCTGCCGTTAATGTAATGTGTGTTCGAAAAGAAAAAGCGCGTGATAAGGGCAAAGAATTTTTCAAAAACTTATAGTTTTTTTCTCAATCAGGCGGGGCATGGAAAATTCGGGGGACACCATACCTATTTATTGTTGACTATAAATTGCAATTATCCTCTGAAAGGCTATGGCAAAAATAGTAAGAGTGGCACCGGGGATGCCACATCATATCACTCAAAGAGGGAACAGACGGTTACAAACCTTTTTTTCTGATCAGGAATATATTGCCTATATCGATTTGATGAATGAATGGTGCGATGCCCGTGGAGTAGAAATATGGTCCTACTGCCTGATACCTGATGCATTGGACATGGAGCCGTGCTTTAGTTCATACTAATGCTGGCAAAGATAAGCTTGCGAAAACACAATTTTTAATTCAATTGGTAGATAAGGATTGGGCTCGATTTTTGTCGGAAAGTATTACAGCAAAAATGCGGAGTTGATTGCAAAAACATACGAGAACCGGTCGGCCAGCCGGGAATATCCAATTTATTGAAAAATTGGAAAAATCGTTGGGTGTGACGCTAAAACATACTAAAAAACCGGGGCGAAAACCGAAGAAATAGGTATGGTGTCCCCTGAATTCCAAAGGTGCTTGTGGAGCATGATGCCAGAATCGACAATCATTGCCACATTTCAACTGGAGCAATCGTTAACGGTGGAGTGAAAATTGGATCAGGAACGTTTTTTGGAAATAACTCCATGACACGTGAATGTATCGAAATCTGCGATCGTTGTGCAATTTAGGATGTGTGCGTGTTGAAGGATTTGGAGGCGTTTTAGATGCTTGACTTAAATTTTGAGATTCATTTTAAAAAATTGCCCTTATGGAAAGGAGTTATAGAGGAACCCTCTATACCAGAATTTTATCCTTTTAGTTTAGGATGGAATGAACGTTATATCTGTCAAACTACTTCTAAGGAAATACTGCGGCAAGTTGTAAAATCATATTCAAAAAATGATTATCAACTTATTACATCGCCTCCAGGAACCTCATCCTGGGGCAATTCCCGTGGGAACATAGCATTAGAATATATTCGGAATTCATTCGGTTCGTTAAACGGTAAAAAGGTTTTGGATATAGGGGGGGGGACAACATATATCGGAGAAAAATTGTTATCTATGGATAACATTATAGAATATACCATTATGGATCCTGCGCTCAGTAACAAACCACCTACTCCTAAAATAAAAATTTTTAGACAATATTTTACATCAGAGACATGTCCTAAAGAAAATTTTGATTTGATTGTAAGCATGAATTGTTTTGAACATGTACCTGACCCAATTGATTTTTTACATACTCTTCGTCAGTTGATTCAGCGGCAAAATGGTAAAGCTATTTTGCTATTCCCAGATACGGAAAAGCAGTTACGAAACGGTGATTTTAACGTTATTTTACATGAACATTTAAGTTATTTTACAAGAAAATCATTTATAAATCTTGCGGACTTTTGTGGTTTGAAAATAATAGACTGTGCCTCTGATAACGATTTGTTTTTCTTTACTTTAGGAGTTAAACAAAAAATTGCCCATAATGTTAGAACTATAGATAATATTTTGTTTAAAGCTGCTGAACAATTTGCCCAGAATTTTGAATATTTTAATAATATGGTCATATCGCTTATTAATGATAACAAAAAAGTTGCGTTACATGGTGCCTGTAACGGACTTAATAATTTATTAGCGTTATGTAAGTTCCCTAATAGATTTTATGATCATATCTATGTTTTTGATGGAGATGAAAACAAAACAGGTAAATATCTATCGGTATGTCCAAACCCTATTATAAGTGCTGATGATTCAAAATACAGAGAAATCGATTGTGTTATTGTATCAGCTATGTCGTTTTATAATCAAATTAGAGATTTTTTAATTTCATATCATGGGATAGATTCAGATAATATTTATTCTTTATACCCGTTTAAAAATGAATAACACTGCTATTACATATTTAAAATTTATTTCTAATCAAATTGGACAGGGAATCCCATTGGTAGATTTTCATATCCATACCAATTGGACAGATGGGATTCATTCTGTTCAGGAAATGTATGATGCTGCCTGTGAATTAAATTTGAAATGTATTCTCTTTAGCGAACATGCCAGAAAATCCAGTATTAGTTGGTTTAGATCATTTACAAGTGAAGTCCGTGCGTTGCCTAAAAAACCTTGTCGAGCTCTTGTTGGTGTTGAAACGCGCGTTATTGACTTTAATGGCAATATAGAAATTGATAATGACATTATCTCATTGTGCGATTTAGTTATCGGCAGCGTTCATAGATTTCCAGGAAAAGAGGGAGTTCCTTTGCAGTTTAATGAAGTCTCTCAAAACGAAGCACTTGAAATTGAATTTAAACTTGCAGAGAAACTCCTCGATAATCCGTCTGTTGAAATTTTAGGTCATCCCATGGGAATGTGTTACAGTAAATATGGCATTACTATTCCAGATAGCAAGATGTATCAACTCATAGAGAAGGCAAAAATAAAAGGTATAGCTTTTGAAGTAAACTCAAAATATTCTGCGGACCCATTAAAATATGTTAAAATGTGTAGGAATATAGGTGCGTTAATTTCTTTAGGTTCTGATGCACATTCAAAAAAAGAAGTGGGGAATATAATTAATGTTTGTAAGGAGTAAGAATCAGTAATGGATATTATACGTGTGTTAGTAACTGGAGCTGGCAGTGGTGTTGGTCAGGGAATAATTAAAGCATTGCGGCTTAGCACATTGCGGCTTCACATAATAAGTTCTGACATATCTTCTTTGAACCCTGCATTATTTAGAACTGATGAAGCACTTTTGCTTCCGAAAGTAGAATCCGCAGGCGTACTTGATATTATTATCGAGAGAATTAAAAAGGCCAGTATTGACGTTATAATGATTGGATCTGAGTTCGACCTCCACTTTTTTGCAAAGTACCGAGAGTATATTGAAGAAGAAACCGGGGCATTAATTGTCGTGTCGCCTATTGATACCGTTAAGATAGCAGAGGATAAATGGTTGACTGCAGAATTTTTAAGAAAAAATAATCTACCCTTTGCCGATGCCTATCTTCCGTCTGACTTGGAGGATGCAATGATGGTGGCTAAAAATTGGGGTTATCCATTTGTTCTTAAGACTCGAAGCGGAACATCAAACCGACATGTTCATATTATTAACAGCCTGGATCAGTTTGGTTTATTTTTTAAGCAAGTTCCTGATCCGATGCTTCAGAAGTTAATAAATACACCAAGTGAATTTTTGAATCATGAATACACCTGTAGCGTATTCAAATGTTTGGATAAAAGTATTTTAGGGCCTTTTACTGCACGAAGAACACTTCGCGGAGGCAATTCATGGGTAGTTGAAGTCACGCCTTTTGAGCAGCTCTTTCATCTCCTGATCTCTATAGGAGGTATGCTTCCGATAATGGGATCTTTAAATATACAATTAATGATAGGAAATAATGGGCCCGTTCCTTTTGAATTTAACGCAAGGTTTTCCGGGACAACGGCCGTGCGAGCATACTTTGGTTTTAATGAACCTGAAATGGCAATTCGTAATTATTTTTTGAAAGAAAAAGTAAAAACGCCAATTATAAAGCAAGGGATAGCATTTCGTTATCTGGAAGAAGTCTTTGTTGAGAATGCCAAAGCAGACAATGCAGAGGAATTTTTTACAAAGGGGACTGTATGCACATGGTTTTAAAAAAAGTAGGCCTAACTGGTGCCTCTGGAATGGTTGGCCGAGGTATGATTGAAGTTTTAAATAAAAATAATGTTCGCTATATAGCCGCTACCAGATCTAAAATGGAAGTAATTACTCCACAATCGTCATGGGTTAAGCTGGACCTTGCTAAATGGCAAAATATGGAGAAGCTTGATGAAATTTTTCCGGACGTACAGGCGTTTTTTCATCTTGGTGCATTGGTTCCTAAAACGGCGGAAGATAACCATGCATATGATCGTATTTTTGATGTGAATGTTCGTTCGTGTTTGTATTTAGCAAGCTGGGCAACTAAAAGGAACATTCCGCTTGTCTTCTTATCAGGCGCTACTGTTTATGCAAATCCAGAACAAAAAGATATCAAAGAACACGACAAAAAAACAACTGGAGGATTTGGTGGCTTTTATGGATACAGCAAACTTTTAGCTGAGAAAACATTGCAATATTTTGTTAAAGATGGTTTAAAACTTTGCATTCTACGCCCCTCTTCAATTTATGGATACGGTCTTCCAGAAGATAAGATGATCACAAAATTTCTCTTAATTGCTGCACAAAATGAATCAATAGAACTACAGCCGCCAACCGATGACAAGGTCAATTTACTTCATTCTTATGATGTAGCAAATGCAATGCTGCAATCCTTGTCAAATAAATCTTGGGGAGTTTTCAATATTGCGGACAAAACTTCGTATTCCATTCTTAATATTGCGCAAACTTGTGTCAAAATCGTTGGCAAAGGGCACATTAATTTATTGAAAAGAGAAGAAGCAAGGAAACCGATTTCTCGTTTTGGGTTGAATTGTAAGTTAGCTCATAAGGCATTCGATTTTCAAACTACACTGCGCCTTGAAGATGGAATTCGAAAGATGTGGCTTGATATCGAAAAAATATAAAAGTGAAAAATGTGTAACAAAATATTCATTATCGCTGAAGCCGGTGTAAATCACAACGGAAGCCTCGAACTTGCTAAAAAGATGATCGATGTGGCGGCTGAGGCTAGTGCGGATGCGGTCAAATTCCAGACCTTCAAGGCGGAAAAGGTTGTAGGTAGATTCGCTCCAAAGGCGGAATATCAGAAAAAGGCCACTAATGCTGATGAATCCCAGCTTGGGATGATAAAAAAACTGGAGCTTGATGCGGCGGCCCACCACATGCTTATCGATTACTGCGCCAAGAAGAATATCCGTTTTTTATCCACTCCGTTTGACCTTGAAAGCATAGACCTGCTAAATGAGCTTGGCCTTGATATTTTCAAAATACCATCCGGTGAGATTACCAACCTCCCCTATCTTCGAAAAATCGGAAAATTGAAAAAAAAAGTAATCATGTCTACAGGAATGTCTGATCTTGGAGAAATTGAGGATGCTCTGCTGATTCTAATGAAGGCCGGAACATCGGCTGAAAATATAACCGTTTTACACTGCAATACGGAATACCCGACACCAATCGAGGATGTGAACCTTAAGGCCATGCAAATGATTGGCGCTGCGTTTCCCGGCATAAAGATTGGTTATTCCGATCATACCCTCGGAATAGAAATCCCCATTGCCGCCGTGGCCATGGGAGCAACAATTATCGAAAAACATTTCACTCTTGATAAAAACATGAGCGGCCCTGACCATAAGGCATCTCTTGAACCGGATGAACTTAAAGCCATGGTTTGCGCCATCCGTAATATCGAAAAAGCCCTTGGCGCTGGTATTAAAAAGCCCAGCCCTTCAGAACTG of Desulfosarcina sp. BuS5 contains these proteins:
- the neuB gene encoding N-acetylneuraminate synthase; this translates as MCNKIFIIAEAGVNHNGSLELAKKMIDVAAEASADAVKFQTFKAEKVVGRFAPKAEYQKKATNADESQLGMIKKLELDAAAHHMLIDYCAKKNIRFLSTPFDLESIDLLNELGLDIFKIPSGEITNLPYLRKIGKLKKKVIMSTGMSDLGEIEDALLILMKAGTSAENITVLHCNTEYPTPIEDVNLKAMQMIGAAFPGIKIGYSDHTLGIEIPIAAVAMGATIIEKHFTLDKNMSGPDHKASLEPDELKAMVCAIRNIEKALGAGIKKPSPSELKNKPIARKSIVAAKNIHKGESFTEENLTVKRPGTGISPMRWDEVIGQIAQKNYEEDELI
- a CDS encoding sugar phosphate nucleotidyltransferase — protein: MKLLKNKLNGPFFVSNCDIIIEADYADIFRFHTKNSYDITLVASARQFNIPYGICDLNGNGSLKMIQEKPEYNFLVNTGFYVLNPGVIDLIPDNQLFHITHLIDKVKKITA
- a CDS encoding PHP domain-containing protein, which codes for MNNTAITYLKFISNQIGQGIPLVDFHIHTNWTDGIHSVQEMYDAACELNLKCILFSEHARKSSISWFRSFTSEVRALPKKPCRALVGVETRVIDFNGNIEIDNDIISLCDLVIGSVHRFPGKEGVPLQFNEVSQNEALEIEFKLAEKLLDNPSVEILGHPMGMCYSKYGITIPDSKMYQLIEKAKIKGIAFEVNSKYSADPLKYVKMCRNIGALISLGSDAHSKKEVGNIINVCKE
- a CDS encoding UPF0175 family protein; amino-acid sequence: MNTRTINITLPLGAFSALKKTPAEFAKDIRLTAAVKWYKMGVVSQEKAAEIAGLCRENFLMSLLKFQVSPFQYTAEEVLQEAGYE
- a CDS encoding nucleotidyl transferase AbiEii/AbiGii toxin family protein, whose translation is MSIDLELVFPVKQREAANFLQEHIFPELPENHFFLVGGTALALRFGHRQSIDLDFFSFPFKSTYDAEIENVDKVLRKHDIYHRKDIVPIAGQLHCQINNVMVLFAVFQNFTADQESEFYKVPLYPPEKTAFGFDTLSLKDLAGMKAFARCHRSKMKDLVDIGEILTHAISLQEIIDVAERQFGYDISGKEILESCLNIDDILDNTIDEPIVFLNNKDTSYYIDLLKIEVAKYYHANI
- a CDS encoding CBS domain-containing protein, translating into MKNITIHPQATIKEAMEALDKTAEKVLLVVDENQALIGTLTDGDLRRHILKGRDLTDIIENAFYTNPVFIFQEDFDPDKIKSVFLKNKINLIPVLDKNRRVVNFITWEKAFGNNKKSGNQKLDIPVVIMAGGKGSRLDPFTKVLLKPLIPLGDKTVIDRIIDNFRIYGIYKFHLTIHHMSKIIRAYFEEKNPKNLPRRMNPGAQPAA
- a CDS encoding ATP-grasp domain-containing protein, whose amino-acid sequence is MDIIRVLVTGAGSGVGQGIIKALRLSTLRLHIISSDISSLNPALFRTDEALLLPKVESAGVLDIIIERIKKASIDVIMIGSEFDLHFFAKYREYIEEETGALIVVSPIDTVKIAEDKWLTAEFLRKNNLPFADAYLPSDLEDAMMVAKNWGYPFVLKTRSGTSNRHVHIINSLDQFGLFFKQVPDPMLQKLINTPSEFLNHEYTCSVFKCLDKSILGPFTARRTLRGGNSWVVEVTPFEQLFHLLISIGGMLPIMGSLNIQLMIGNNGPVPFEFNARFSGTTAVRAYFGFNEPEMAIRNYFLKEKVKTPIIKQGIAFRYLEEVFVENAKADNAEEFFTKGTVCTWF
- a CDS encoding ribbon-helix-helix protein, CopG family, with the translated sequence MATQMIIRVEPSLKTKVSQLAKAKGKNLSELVRELLEKYTKERDMSAYIDSLWDRIGQNFSKNNISEADIEEAIKQVRSKNA
- a CDS encoding DUF6922 domain-containing protein is translated as MQIFNTIPTTTIIQKKLQESFPDFFWDIDTNKLDLKDHYKLIITQIINYGSVQTIRQVFQLYSREAIRQTLKHPIRGSWFPKTYKAFCNLFNVESDKSAVNVMCVRKEKARDKGKEFFKNL
- a CDS encoding NAD-dependent epimerase/dehydratase family protein; this encodes MVLKKVGLTGASGMVGRGMIEVLNKNNVRYIAATRSKMEVITPQSSWVKLDLAKWQNMEKLDEIFPDVQAFFHLGALVPKTAEDNHAYDRIFDVNVRSCLYLASWATKRNIPLVFLSGATVYANPEQKDIKEHDKKTTGGFGGFYGYSKLLAEKTLQYFVKDGLKLCILRPSSIYGYGLPEDKMITKFLLIAAQNESIELQPPTDDKVNLLHSYDVANAMLQSLSNKSWGVFNIADKTSYSILNIAQTCVKIVGKGHINLLKREEARKPISRFGLNCKLAHKAFDFQTTLRLEDGIRKMWLDIEKI
- a CDS encoding class I SAM-dependent methyltransferase translates to MLDLNFEIHFKKLPLWKGVIEEPSIPEFYPFSLGWNERYICQTTSKEILRQVVKSYSKNDYQLITSPPGTSSWGNSRGNIALEYIRNSFGSLNGKKVLDIGGGTTYIGEKLLSMDNIIEYTIMDPALSNKPPTPKIKIFRQYFTSETCPKENFDLIVSMNCFEHVPDPIDFLHTLRQLIQRQNGKAILLFPDTEKQLRNGDFNVILHEHLSYFTRKSFINLADFCGLKIIDCASDNDLFFFTLGVKQKIAHNVRTIDNILFKAAEQFAQNFEYFNNMVISLINDNKKVALHGACNGLNNLLALCKFPNRFYDHIYVFDGDENKTGKYLSVCPNPIISADDSKYREIDCVIVSAMSFYNQIRDFLISYHGIDSDNIYSLYPFKNE
- a CDS encoding putative toxin-antitoxin system toxin component, PIN family, coding for MVLCLSQEIIEEYLEALNRLSLKDKKEIANLTGLFAEVYNSIFTTKTPNIKVVDDDPDDNKFLECAVALDSKIIISGDKHLKEIKKYIDIEIVPPKEFIDLYSGKNFH